One Salmo salar chromosome ssa01, Ssal_v3.1, whole genome shotgun sequence DNA window includes the following coding sequences:
- the LOC106561598 gene encoding antimicrobial peptide NK-lysin-like, with translation MKTSLVLLALSLLACSVWEIHGQCQEVDLDDQEVVEAQPEKRMAKQLKGTCWVCEWALNKVKKSISTSSSPETLKQKLLSVCDKVGFLKSMCKGLVKKHLWVLIEELSTSDDVRTICVNIKACKQKEVLDLIY, from the exons ATGAAGACATCTCTGGTCCTCCTTGCCCTCAGTCTGCTGGCTTGTTCAG TTTGGGAAATCCATGGGCAATGCCAAGAGGTTGACCTTGATGACCAGGAAGTAGTGGAAGCACAGCCGGAAAAGCGCATG GCAAAACAGCTAAAGGGGACCTGCTGGGTGTGTGAGTGGGCACTGAACAAAGTGAAGAAATCCATCTCCACTTCCTCTAGCCCG GAGACACTAAAGCAGAAGCTACTGTCTGTTTGCGATAAAGTTGGCTTTCTAAAATCTATGTGTAAAGGGCTGGTGAAAAAACACTTGTGGGTGCTGATTGAGGAGCTTAGCACAAGCGATGATGTGAGGACCATCTGTGTTAACATTAAGGCCTGCAA ACAAAAGGAAGTTTTGGACCTGATCTACTGA